In the Methanofastidiosum sp. genome, AAGAGCCCTATTTATCATAATCTCGCCATTATTTGGTAAAATAGTAGATATATGCTCTCTTTCGAATGTATGTATCTTTCTAGAAGTAAGAGAAAGATCAAAATAAGATGAATGTTTGAAAAGCACCTTTTGCTAATCTTCTAACTAGATTATTTGGATTCAACAAGCTCTGCAAATTTTGAGGCAAAAGATCTAATCTGATTCAAGCCTTTTGGATCATCTTTCCACTTCTCATCAATTTTTATTGGCTTATTATCTTTCGCTTGAGCCTTAGCTGCCTGTTCTATAATCTTTCTTTCTATAAAACCGATTTTTGGATTGGATAGATCAAAATCAGACAGGATAGACTTTCCCGGAAATGCATCAAATAATTCTGCTTCAATTCCTAGTTTTTCCATTTTGTCTTCAACATACATCTTCTTTGCTTTCTCAGCGTCTTCCATAGCCAATCCACAACAGGCATAAAGGCCCATAATTTTATTATTAAATTGCATTTTATTTTTCTTGAGAAAATTATCAGTTTCTTTTGTCCATTTGCCAATCTTTATTCCAGAGCCGACTAGGACGCCATCAAAA is a window encoding:
- a CDS encoding flavodoxin domain-containing protein encodes the protein MTKCVLIAYGSRYGCTEEVSQEIGKALEKEGLSVSLVNLELSKNVPDIKNFDGVLVGSGIKIGKWTKETDNFLKKNKMQFNNKIMGLYACCGLAMEDAEKAKKMYVEDKMEKLGIEAELFDAFPGKSILSDFDLSNPKIGFIERKIIEQAAKAQAKDNKPIKIDEKWKDDPKGLNQIRSFASKFAELVESK